One genomic window of Thermorudis peleae includes the following:
- a CDS encoding MoaD family protein, translated as MIRVTIRYFAIARELCGHSVEEREISEGTTAGELLEALQAQCPPLARLGRALLLMVNRRYVSPDHVLQPGDEVAVIPPVSGGGGPFRVTDEPLQPEAIRAAVADPQAGAIVTFVGTTRNHARGRTVRYLEYEAYAEAAEACFVQIAAEIAERWGIEHVAIVHRTGRVDVGEASVVIAVASPHRAEAFAACAYAIDRLKQIAPIWKKEVYDDGEVWVGSEAAYQAAFGHGAAAQGTGGAERNAPQTIASTRSPGA; from the coding sequence GTGATCCGTGTAACGATTCGCTACTTCGCCATTGCCCGTGAACTGTGCGGTCACAGCGTTGAAGAGCGGGAGATCAGTGAGGGGACAACGGCGGGCGAGTTGCTTGAAGCGCTCCAGGCACAATGCCCTCCCCTGGCCCGCCTTGGCCGGGCGTTGCTCCTCATGGTCAATCGCCGGTATGTTTCCCCCGATCATGTCTTACAGCCCGGCGACGAGGTCGCCGTGATTCCACCTGTCTCGGGCGGGGGTGGACCTTTTCGCGTGACGGACGAGCCGCTGCAACCGGAAGCAATTCGTGCGGCTGTTGCCGATCCTCAGGCTGGCGCGATTGTCACATTCGTCGGCACCACACGGAACCACGCCCGTGGACGAACAGTGCGCTACCTCGAATATGAAGCTTACGCCGAAGCAGCAGAGGCATGCTTCGTTCAGATCGCTGCGGAAATTGCCGAGCGCTGGGGCATTGAACACGTTGCCATTGTGCATCGCACTGGGCGGGTCGACGTTGGCGAAGCAAGTGTTGTCATCGCTGTTGCCTCACCCCATCGCGCCGAAGCCTTTGCTGCGTGTGCCTACGCTATTGACCGACTCAAGCAGATCGCACCCATCTGGAAGAAAGAAGTCTATGACGATGGGGAAGTATGGGTCGGCAGTGAAGCAGCCTATCAAGCAGCCTTCGGTCACGGAGCAGCGGCTCAGGGCACTGGAGGCGCAGAACGCAACGCTCCCCAGACGATCGCCTCAACGCGCTCGCCTGGCGCATAA
- the glp gene encoding gephyrin-like molybdotransferase Glp — MTQNRLLPPDEALAIVEQVVQRLPVEYVRLAEAAERVLAEPVVAPHDVPPFPAATMDGFAVIHDDASPWREVIGEVYAGQAGDLEVTPGTAVRIMTGAPVPRGADAVVPIERVELRDDHIIVRDVALRAGENIRPVGADVHAGDRVLPAGTVLGPAELGVLASLGVGTVAVVRRPRVSVLTTGDELVEPGEPLRPGQIWDSNRLVLAAAVQRAGAELVWAGRAPDTPEALRAVLEQRLAESDILLTTGGVSVGDRDFVRDVLGEIATVYFRRLFMKPGKPLHFATVGKCVVFGLPGNPVSALVGFDIFVRTAIRRMLGQEPARPQTVLVTLDQPVQTSDRIEYQRGIVWVGADGRLYGRNTGNQQSSRLASFVGANAYLVIPPREGPYAPGERVEAIVWGALRSAPPVP, encoded by the coding sequence ATGACGCAGAATCGGCTACTGCCTCCAGACGAAGCCTTAGCGATTGTTGAGCAAGTCGTGCAGCGTTTGCCAGTTGAGTATGTCCGGCTCGCTGAGGCAGCCGAGCGGGTCCTTGCTGAGCCCGTTGTTGCCCCTCACGACGTTCCCCCGTTCCCTGCAGCGACCATGGATGGTTTCGCCGTGATTCACGATGATGCCTCTCCCTGGCGCGAAGTCATTGGCGAAGTCTATGCCGGGCAAGCCGGGGATCTTGAAGTAACGCCTGGCACAGCCGTGCGCATTATGACGGGTGCGCCAGTGCCACGCGGAGCGGACGCAGTTGTGCCAATTGAGCGGGTTGAACTCCGCGATGACCACATTATCGTGCGCGATGTCGCGTTACGCGCCGGTGAAAATATTCGTCCAGTTGGAGCTGACGTCCATGCAGGTGATCGCGTCTTACCCGCAGGTACCGTGCTTGGCCCAGCTGAGCTTGGCGTACTTGCCAGTCTTGGCGTTGGTACTGTAGCCGTCGTACGCCGACCGCGGGTGAGTGTGCTGACGACGGGTGATGAACTTGTGGAACCCGGTGAGCCATTACGCCCTGGGCAGATTTGGGATTCGAATCGCCTGGTTCTCGCTGCGGCAGTCCAGCGCGCTGGGGCGGAACTCGTTTGGGCAGGACGCGCGCCGGATACGCCCGAGGCCTTGCGCGCAGTACTCGAGCAGCGTCTGGCAGAGAGCGACATTCTGTTGACAACTGGCGGTGTATCTGTTGGCGATCGTGACTTTGTCCGTGATGTGCTTGGTGAGATTGCTACGGTCTACTTCCGTCGGCTATTCATGAAGCCTGGCAAGCCGCTCCATTTTGCCACGGTTGGCAAGTGCGTGGTATTCGGTCTGCCAGGGAATCCTGTTTCGGCGCTCGTTGGCTTCGATATCTTCGTGCGCACTGCGATCCGTCGAATGCTTGGGCAAGAGCCAGCCCGGCCACAGACCGTGCTCGTAACCCTTGACCAGCCGGTACAGACGAGTGACCGCATCGAGTATCAACGTGGCATTGTCTGGGTCGGGGCAGATGGCAGGCTCTATGGGCGCAATACCGGGAATCAACAGTCGTCGCGCCTCGCGTCGTTTGTTGGTGCAAACGCGTACCTTGTTATCCCGCCGCGTGAAGGACCTTATGCGCCAGGCGAGCGCGTTGAGGCGATCGTCTGGGGAGCGTTGCGTTCTGCGCCTCCAGTGCCCTGA
- a CDS encoding glycerol-3-phosphate dehydrogenase/oxidase produces the protein MSALQPLNRTALVDRLASEPFDVLVIGGGITGAGVALDAAARGFRVALVERRDFASGTSRWSTKLVHGGIRYLPQLDIALVREALVERGRLLRLAPYLVEPLPFVLPLYRFNRHPLGLKQTPPPGPLLDLYIRLGLTAYDVLAGRLNVGRHRRLRRVELDHLAPLLRRDGLLSAYMYYDARTDDARLVLNVLLTAVAHGAVISNYCEVVGFERQHGRLAAAQVRDLQTGREFLVRARVFVNATGIHGEDVARLTGEPPQVSIAPSKGVHLVLPREVVELDEAAVVLPETRDRRLLFIVPWGPRVIFGTTDTGSGPLDQPLPDDADVDYLLEHANQYLLRPLTRRDVISAYAGYRPLIRRGMAESTAQLSRNHELIDHGNGLVSILGGKLTTFRKMAEETVDLLATQLGGSMRHVTRRLPLIGARGLVARRGDLNLRANALGIAGSLPTLIHDHGVLAEQVLILAQEQPALAEPLVPGLPYLQAQVAYACRYELAQTIDDVLERRLWVTFADWEHGLGTLERVADIMAHELGWDAARRQAEIAAYRARVRTLFGSDRGLADDLSAARAASAAPA, from the coding sequence ATGTCAGCTCTTCAACCATTGAATCGCACAGCCCTTGTCGATCGACTTGCCAGCGAGCCGTTTGATGTGCTGGTCATCGGTGGTGGCATCACTGGCGCTGGCGTCGCGCTGGACGCTGCGGCGCGTGGCTTCCGTGTCGCACTCGTCGAACGCCGGGACTTTGCCAGTGGCACAAGCCGGTGGAGCACCAAGCTCGTCCACGGTGGGATCCGCTACTTGCCACAGCTCGATATCGCTCTGGTCCGCGAAGCCTTAGTCGAGCGAGGTCGGTTGCTGCGGTTAGCGCCTTATCTCGTTGAGCCATTGCCGTTCGTTCTGCCTCTCTATCGCTTCAATCGCCATCCGCTCGGGTTAAAGCAGACGCCGCCACCAGGCCCACTGCTTGATCTCTACATTCGCCTTGGTCTGACAGCCTACGATGTCCTTGCTGGCCGTCTCAATGTCGGTCGGCATCGCCGCTTGCGCCGGGTTGAACTCGACCATCTTGCCCCCTTGCTCCGTCGTGATGGTCTCCTCAGCGCGTACATGTACTACGATGCGCGGACCGATGATGCGCGACTTGTCCTGAACGTCCTGCTGACAGCCGTGGCCCATGGTGCGGTCATCAGCAACTACTGCGAGGTGGTCGGATTTGAGCGGCAGCATGGCCGTTTGGCGGCGGCTCAGGTGCGTGACCTGCAGACCGGCCGCGAGTTCCTCGTGCGCGCTCGTGTCTTTGTCAACGCGACAGGTATCCATGGCGAGGACGTTGCGCGGTTAACCGGCGAGCCACCGCAGGTCTCGATCGCACCAAGCAAAGGCGTTCACCTCGTCCTGCCGCGCGAAGTCGTCGAGCTCGACGAAGCTGCAGTGGTTCTCCCCGAGACGCGCGACCGGCGCCTGCTCTTCATCGTGCCGTGGGGGCCACGCGTCATCTTCGGCACGACGGATACCGGATCAGGGCCACTTGATCAGCCGCTGCCCGATGATGCTGATGTTGACTATCTCTTAGAGCATGCAAACCAGTATCTGCTGCGACCGTTGACCCGGCGCGATGTCATTAGCGCCTACGCTGGCTATCGTCCACTCATCCGCCGCGGCATGGCAGAAAGCACAGCCCAACTCTCGCGTAATCATGAGTTGATCGATCATGGCAATGGCCTGGTCTCGATCCTTGGTGGCAAGTTGACAACATTTCGCAAGATGGCAGAGGAAACGGTTGATCTTCTTGCGACACAACTCGGTGGTTCAATGCGGCATGTCACACGGCGGTTGCCACTCATCGGCGCGCGAGGGCTTGTCGCTCGACGGGGTGATCTAAACCTGCGGGCCAATGCCCTTGGCATCGCCGGGTCGTTGCCGACGCTCATCCACGACCATGGTGTCTTAGCCGAACAGGTGTTAATACTGGCACAGGAGCAGCCAGCCCTTGCTGAGCCTCTGGTGCCTGGCTTGCCGTACCTGCAGGCGCAGGTTGCCTATGCCTGTCGCTACGAGCTTGCGCAGACAATTGACGACGTGTTGGAACGCCGCCTCTGGGTGACGTTTGCCGACTGGGAGCATGGGCTAGGAACGCTTGAGCGTGTTGCTGACATCATGGCGCACGAGTTAGGCTGGGACGCTGCTCGGCGGCAAGCGGAGATCGCAGCGTATCGGGCCCGAGTCCGGACGCTCTTCGGCAGTGACCGGGGCTTGGCAGACGACCTCAGCGCGGCGCGTGCAGCCTCGGCCGCTCCGGCCTAG